The Thermotoga sp. Ku-13t region ATCCTTGGCTTCAGAAAAGATGCCATAGAACTGATGGCAGATTTCGATGTGCTTTTACTCACGTCTGACAATGAAGGAATGCCCCTTGTTGTTCTCGAAGCACAGCAGCTCGGAATACCTGTGGTGAGTACGGATGTAGGATGTGTGGGAGAAGTAGGATCTTTTGTAGCTTCAGTGGATGATACTGAGAGATTGATTGAATTAGTCGAAAATATTCTGTCAGACGGCGCGAATCATAAGCTTAATTCGACAAGTGACTTTCGAGATTTTGTAAAAAAATATGTGCTCACCTATTTGGGGTGAGATACTCATCATGAGGGTAGAAACAAGTCAAGATTTGATTTATGAAAGGTTTTTGAGACAACAATATGAATTCCGATACAAGATCTTTTTGATTTTTGTCTGTGTTTATGCTTTTCTTTCAGGTTTTGTCTTTGTTGAACCATCACCAGCAGAAATTTGGTTTTTGTTGCTTTCACCTTTCTTGTTAATGAATTTCGTCACAAATTGGAGTGCTATTTTCACGTTTTCTCTTTTATTTCTACCTTTTTTGTTCTCAACATTTGTTGGCGCAATTTTGGGATTATTTAATCCAAGATTTTTTACTATTGATCTGTATCTCTTTGGATACTTTTTTATCTTGGTTTCGTATATCAGCACTCTGCATAATCAAAAGTTAGATGCTCATGAAGTTTTGGAAAGACTTATGAAGTACTGGGCCTTAGCTGGTGCGGTAAACGTTTTGTTTGGTCTGTATGCTTATGTATTTGGAAGAACAACATTTTTCGGTACCAGACTTATAAGATTTGGAATAAGGCTTACCGGTTTTTTTAAAGACCCTAATGTGCTTGGTCCATTTCTTGTTCCAATAGCCGTTTTCTTCTTAATGCGATACTTTAGAAGAGAGGGAAACTCATTTACAAATCTACTAGCAATTCTTTTCTTTAGTTTTGGTATCTTGCTAACTTTCTCACGCGCTGCATGGCTCAATTACCTAACAGCGATTTTGATATTCCTATTTATGATCATAAGGGAAAGAAAAGTAACGATCAGAGTAGTACTGTTTATTTCAGTAGCCATAGCTACTTTTTTGATCTTTTGGTCAATGGCGGAGAGAATCAACATTATAGGCATAAATCTCAAAGATTTCATAATTACAAGATCTTCTCTTCAGGAATATGATTATGACCGTTTCAAAGCTCAACGTGAATTTGTAGATATAATGAGACAGACAAGTGTTATCTTTGGTTGCGGTCCAGGTAATTATGAAAAATTTGCGGGTATGGCAACTCACTCTCTTTACGCACGTTATATCGGAGAAAGAGGCTTTTTCGGTTTCTCACTTTTTGTAGTTTTTATCATAATGATCTGGCGAAAGGTTTCTCACTCTTCAATTAAAATATTCTTGATACCGGTCATTCTAGGTCAATTTGTAAACTCTTTATTCATTGACAGCTTACATTGGAGACATTTGTGGTTATTATTGATACTAGCTTATTTGTGAACAAATACAATGTAGTGTGAATCTAAGGAGGTAACAGTCACATGGCACTTGTTTCTTTTGTCATACCAGCATACAACACAGAATGTCATATCGGTCGCCCACTTAGAAGTTTAATGCAACAAACTTTGAGAGATTTTGAAATTATCATAATAGACGACGGGTCAAGCGATAAAACTAAAGAAAAAGCTGAACGGATACTCATGGAAGAAAAATTTGATAATTACACTATAATAAGTCAAATGAACAGTGGGGTTAGCAGTGCAAGAAATAGGGGTCTTAAAATTGCCAAAGGTGAGTACGCGGCTTTTTTAGATGCTGATGATTATGTTAGACAAGATTTGGTTGAAAAAATCAACAAAATGGTTACTAAAAATACATTTGATATAATTTTGTGGAAATTCGGAGTTGTGGATCCTGAAGGCAGATACTGCAACGCACCGTCTAGAATTTTTTCCTACGCTATGAAGGAATCCAACAAG contains the following coding sequences:
- a CDS encoding glycosyltransferase family A protein codes for the protein MALVSFVIPAYNTECHIGRPLRSLMQQTLRDFEIIIIDDGSSDKTKEKAERILMEEKFDNYTIISQMNSGVSSARNRGLKIAKGEYAAFLDADDYVRQDLVEKINKMVTKNTFDIILWKFGVVDPEGRYCNAPSRIFSYAMKESNKELIIQVMKF
- a CDS encoding O-antigen ligase family protein, producing the protein MRVETSQDLIYERFLRQQYEFRYKIFLIFVCVYAFLSGFVFVEPSPAEIWFLLLSPFLLMNFVTNWSAIFTFSLLFLPFLFSTFVGAILGLFNPRFFTIDLYLFGYFFILVSYISTLHNQKLDAHEVLERLMKYWALAGAVNVLFGLYAYVFGRTTFFGTRLIRFGIRLTGFFKDPNVLGPFLVPIAVFFLMRYFRREGNSFTNLLAILFFSFGILLTFSRAAWLNYLTAILIFLFMIIRERKVTIRVVLFISVAIATFLIFWSMAERINIIGINLKDFIITRSSLQEYDYDRFKAQREFVDIMRQTSVIFGCGPGNYEKFAGMATHSLYARYIGERGFFGFSLFVVFIIMIWRKVSHSSIKIFLIPVILGQFVNSLFIDSLHWRHLWLLLILAYL